The Apostichopus japonicus isolate 1M-3 chromosome 20, ASM3797524v1, whole genome shotgun sequence genome contains a region encoding:
- the LOC139961960 gene encoding uncharacterized protein isoform X2 has product MGSDPEKSVSKLLTDFQRNSASDDDSGCILEEYTWVPPGLKPDQVHQFMCSLPEDKVPYVNSEGEKNRTRALLHQLPPHDNEVRYCNSLSGEEKKELKLFSEQRKREALGRGTAKPVSITQGNLPCHECGDVIPPGNLAVFASRAGPKSCWHPSCFICHICKELLVDHIYFFKDGRMYCGRHHAETLKPRCTACDELIFDDECTEAEGRSWHMQHFCCFECDAQLGGQRYIMKEGHPYCCHCFETQFAEYCDACGEAIGVDQGQMSHEGQHWHANEKCFSCCNCKCGLLGRPFLPKQGLIYCSSACSRSEKPVTDSSSRTVLLPLKPKAGKVPPLPPPRQSSLQNKHIPKVTEGGRSRKPIAVLDNYLDRLPSALDRYHEAMQRKQKITRRSLPDLHKPSQEFTRMDDHPDQKMTQRRNNASSQNLYKNGHRKSNQSLRQRDDYVSPEFVTSNGLPSNEVRTAQQKAPLSSVNMNGAPKCSIPPKHQMLKRRDHSGYDTDPSDPSRNFHRKASVRSEGGDRDKWSPHRRRADLSHSSEGNRFQRPRFPKTSVSEFNGFAARSFTELPRQSKSMTGFYRGDEREDSHYESSSSSSEDESDFFHHKSNDGRPRIRYIEVTAPRSAPSVKPKSTKERKKSKKRKDEKGNCVIS; this is encoded by the exons GTGCATCAGTTCATGTGTTCTCTACCGGAGGACAAAGTTCCATATGTGAACAGCGAAGGGGAGAAGAACAGGACGAGAGCTCTCCTACATCAGCTGCCACCTCACGATAATGAGGTCAGGTACTGCAACAGTCTCAGCGGGGAGGAGAAGAAAGAATTGAAACTCTTCAGCGAGCAGAGGAAGAGAGAGGCCTTGGGTAGGGGTACTGCTAAACCTGTTTCAATCACCCAGGGGAACCTACCCTGTCATGAG TGCGGAGACGTAATCCCTCCTGGGAATCTAGCGGTGTTTGCATCCAGGGCAGGACCTAAGTCCTGTTGGCATCCATCTTGTTTTATCTGTCATATATGTAAGGAACTTCTGGTGGATCACATCTACTTCTTCAAGGATGGGAGGATGTACTGCGGCCGACACCACGCTGAAACATTGAAACCGAGGTGCACAGCTTGTGATGAG CTGATCTTTGATGACGAGTGCACAGAAGCGGAAGGACGCAGTTGGCACATGCAACACTTTTGCTGTTTCGAGTGCGACGCCCAGCTCGGAGGTCAGCGTTACATCATGAAGGAAGGTCACCCGTATTGTTGTCACTGCTTTGAGACGCAGTTCGCAGAATACTGCGACGCCTGCGGTGAAGCCATTGGGGTCGATCAAGGTCAAATGTCTCACGAGGGACAGCACTGGCACGCAAACGAAAAGTGCTTCTCCTGCTGTAACTGCAAGTGTGGACTTTTGGGAAGACCGTTTCTGCCCAAACAGGGACTGATCTACTGCAGCAGTGCATGTAGCCGGAGTGAAAAGCCAGTGACAGATTCGAGTAGTCGCACTGTATTGCTACCATTGAAACCGAAAGCCGGTAAGGTACCCCCATTGCCCCCTCCCAGACAATCTTCCTTGCAGAACAAACATATCCCAAAGGTCACAGAGGGGGGGAGGAGTCGTAAGCCCATCGCCGTCCTTGACAACTATTTGGACAGACTTCCATCTGCCCTTGACCGATACCATGAAGCGATGCAGAGGAAACAAAAGATCACCAGGAGATCCTTGCCAGACCTGCATAAACCTAGCCAGGAATTCACGAGGATGGACGACCATCCCGATCAAAAAATGACTCAACGAAGGAATAACGCATCCAGCCAAAACTTATACAAGAACGGACATCGCAAAAGCAATCAAAGCCTACGACAACGAGATGATTACGTCAGCCCGGAGTTTGTAACTTCGAATGGTCTGCCTTCAAATGAAGTTAGAACTGCACAACAGAAGGCTCCGTTATCCAGCGTTAACATGAATGGAGCACCTAAATGTTCCATACCACCCAAACATCAAATGCTGAAACGAAGGGATCACTCCGGTTACGACACGGATCCTTCCGACCCAAGCAGAAACTTCCACCGGAAAGCTTCCGTCCGTTCCGAGGGTGGCGATCGAGACAAATGGAGCCCTCACAGGAGGCGGGCGGATCTCAGTCACTCGAGCGAAGGGAACCGTTTCCAGAGACCGAGGTTCCCGAAGACGTCTGTCAGCGAATTCAACGGTTTTGCAGCCAGAAGTTTCACCGAACTTCCGAGACAGAGCAAGAGCATGACTGGATTCTACCGGGGAGACGAGAGAGAGGATTCACATTACGAGTCCTCGTCTTCATCTTCGGAGGACGAATCCGACTTCTTCCATCATAAAAGTAACGACGGAAGGCCAAGGATAAGGTACATAGAGGTCACCGCACCCAGGTCAGCTCCAAGTgtgaaaccaaagtcaacaaaggAGCGCAAAAAATCCAAAAAGAGGAAAGACGAAAAAGGAAACTGTGTCATTTCGTAG
- the LOC139961555 gene encoding uncharacterized protein, translated as MSSPELDEVSPLLRGYTDVPVNHGYQVFHLRGDSVIKIKKTHWNIFLTIITVLSSLMMNVTLPLYSNAMTKEGHSEYPVILLSAMWFPLFFFGIVLFAKFLSPSMSLRSSVSHRMMVFVGFLNAINGILVVYASNTARTPPALQAILSTSVIPFTVVSRYIMLRKGVSKHRFVCTVIVLIGLFISLEPTIFNIDGSNGSADNPDNLTPFEKFLWPMVFMFGFLPLGILNTVLEKELKKGETESLLFLAWSQLYSFIFIGLLFWTDFIKGFGLSHNFETFWDNLKYGFSCQYGMDEACHSAVGTSWLFIFGYCMANLMVFLLVKFSEGAVYLVVVQAMVTPLGAFYWTFFEPAPFRWEPHILQLSTFFIMLGIAIMVPAVAMYNYFGMKEEREKQPLFLQTDD; from the exons ATGTCTTCTCCTGAATTGGATGAAGTATCGCCTCTGTTAAGAGGTTATACAGATGTTCCTGTAAATCATGGATACCAAGTCTTCCATCTTCGGGGTGACTCGGTGATTAAGATCAAAAAGACCCACTGGAACATCTTCTTGACCATTATCACCGTCTTGAGCAGTCTTATGATGAATGTGACCCTCCCTTTGTATTCCAACGCCATGACAAAGGAGGGCCATTCGGAGTACCCGGTTATATTACTCTCAGCAATGTGGTTCCCATTGTTCTTCTTTGGTATTGTCTTGTTCGCTAAGTTTCTTAGTCCCTCCATGTCGCTTCGCTCATCTGTCAGTCACCGAATGATGGTGTTCGTTGGATTTCTTAACGCCATTAACGGCATCTTGGTTGTATACGCCAGTAACACCGCACGAACACCGCCTGCCCTCCAAGCTATACTCAGTACATCAGTGATACCATTCACTGTGGTATCTCGATATATTATGCTGCGGAAAG GTGTCAGCAAACATCGTTTCGTATGTACTGTTATTGTTCTGATTGGTCTGTTCATATCACTTGAACCAACCATTTTTAACATTGATGGCAGCAACGGATCGGCAGACAACCCAGATAACTTAACCCCCTTCGAGAAGTTTCTATGGCCCATGGTCTTCATGTTTGGTTTCCTGCCATTGGGAATACTAAACACAGTCTTAGAGAAAGAACTGAAGAAGGGAGAG ACGGAGTCTTTACTTTTTCTAGCCTGGTCTCAGCTGTACAGTTTTATCTTCATTGGACTTCTATTTTGGACTGACTTCATTAAAGGATTTGGCCTG TCACACAACTTCGAAACGTTTTGGGATAATCTCAAATATGGTTTCAGTTGTCAATACGGTATGGATGAGGCTTGTCACAGCGCTGTGGGTACCTCCTGGTTATTCATCTTCGGTTATTGCATGGCCAACCTTATGGTATTCCTGTTGGTGAAGTTTTCGGAGGGCGCTGTTTATCTGGTGGTAGTTCAAGCGATGGTTACACCATTGGGTGCTTTCTATTGGACATTTTTCGAGCCCGCGCCCTTTCGTTGGGAACCGCATATTTTGCAATTATCTACGTTTTTCATTATGTTGGGGATAGCCATCATGGTACCAGCCGTAGCGATGTATAATTATTTCGGTATGAAGGAAGAACGAGAAAAACAACCTTTATTTCTTCAGACAGACGATTAA